The following coding sequences lie in one Polynucleobacter sp. HIN7 genomic window:
- the gloB gene encoding hydroxyacylglutathione hydrolase, translating to MVTNSLLQVWPIPAFTDNYIWCIHDQQSAILVDPGEAKPAIDYLTQQNLRLTGILITHYHADHIGGLPEILAWASQGGLSVPVYGPAAEDIALRSHALFEGDTVRFDEPPIQLNVLEVPGHTLGHIAYVARSEDNAGQTSKLFCGDTLFATGCGRLFEGTPTQMSSSLAKFLALPPDTLVFCTHEYTLSNIRFALAVEPDNSDLIEWSQTADALRQRNQPTVPTTIAHEKRVNPFMRCDQAPVIAAARAQIGQDLISPAEVLAVVRAWKDRF from the coding sequence GTGGTTACAAATTCCTTATTGCAAGTGTGGCCCATACCCGCCTTTACTGACAACTACATCTGGTGCATACACGATCAACAGTCGGCTATTTTGGTTGACCCTGGTGAAGCAAAGCCAGCGATTGATTATTTAACTCAGCAGAACTTACGTCTTACCGGAATTCTAATCACTCATTACCACGCTGACCATATTGGAGGATTACCAGAGATCCTCGCGTGGGCAAGTCAAGGGGGCCTCTCAGTCCCAGTGTATGGCCCCGCGGCTGAGGATATTGCCTTGCGCAGTCACGCACTCTTTGAGGGTGATACCGTCCGCTTTGATGAGCCGCCCATTCAATTAAACGTCCTAGAAGTCCCTGGACATACCTTGGGTCACATTGCTTACGTGGCACGCAGCGAGGATAACGCTGGACAAACCTCAAAATTGTTTTGCGGCGACACACTCTTTGCTACCGGTTGTGGACGGCTCTTTGAAGGCACCCCCACTCAAATGTCGAGCTCACTGGCCAAGTTCTTGGCCTTACCTCCCGATACGCTGGTGTTCTGTACCCACGAGTACACCTTATCCAATATTCGTTTTGCACTCGCGGTCGAGCCAGATAATTCAGATCTAATCGAGTGGTCGCAAACCGCCGATGCCTTACGTCAGCGCAATCAACCCACGGTACCCACGACGATTGCCCATGAGAAGCGGGTTAATCCATTCATGCGCTGCGATCAAGCCCCAGTCATTGCCGCTGCGCGTGCCCAAATTGGGCAAGACCTCATAAGTCCCGCCGAGGTTTTGGCGGTCGTGCGGGCCTGGAAGGATCGCTTCTAA